GGAAATCCTGCGTAACGCCATCGCCACCACGGACGCGGTGGGCGACAACCGGCGTGCCGGCGATTACTACCGGCTGGTCGACGGCGGAAGGCGACTGTTGTGGGGAGGAAGAATCACCACGCGCTCAGCCTCGCCGGCCACGCTTGCGAGGGAATTGCGGCGCGAGATCGTCGGCACATATCCACAGTTGAAGGATCTGAAGACGGAACTCGCCTGGTCGGGCCTCATGTCCTATGCGCGCCACCTGATGCCACAGATTGGTGAGCTGCAGCCGGGTGTCTGGTATTGCACGGCTTTCGGCGGCCATGGCCTCAACACCACGGCAATCGGCGGGAAGCTGGTGGCCGAAGGCATTTTGGGACAGTCCGATCGCTACAAGCTTTTTAAGCCCTTCGGACTCGTCTGGGCCGGCGGCTATGCAGGGCTCGCCGTCGCCCAGCTCACCTATTGGAAATTGCAGGCACAGGACTGGTGGCGCGAGCGCGCGGCCTGAACGCCGGAGGGAACGAATGATTGGTCGCCTGATACTGACTTATCCGGATACCGCGCGACGCACGGGGGTTTTCGTCATCCTCGCGCTCATCACTCTCGCAATCTACGGACTCGGGGTGAGCCCGGCCTGGATCGGGCACGTGCTGCCGACGGCATCGGACTGGCTCGCCGCCAACCCTGCACTTGCAAGGCTGATCGGCGCGATGATGATCGCCTCGATCGCGGCCGTGAACTGGAAGGCGCTGCGGCAACTGCCGCGCAGCTTCCAGGTAGTCGGCGTCTGGATAGAGCTTTTCGTGCTCCTGATGCTGTTTTTCTATTCCTTCGATCTTTCCTTTGCTTTCATTGCGAAAAAGGTCGGCTTTCTGATCTCGCAGGGCGTGGTAACGACACTCTATATCTCGGTGATCTCGATTGCGGTCGCGACCGTCATCGCGCTTGTCGGGGCGATCGCGAAGCTTTCCAAGAACGGCGTCATCTACGGACTTGCGACCTTCTATACTTCCCTCTTCCGCGGCCTGCCGCTCTTGATGCAGATCTACATCATCTATCTCGGGCTGCCGCAGGTCGGCTATGTGATCAGTGCGGTTCCGGCGGGCATCCTCGCTCTTTCGCTCTGTTACGGCGCCTACATGACGGAGATTTTCCGCGCGGGCATAGAGAGCATTCCGCGGGGGCAGACGGAAGGGGCGACCGCGCTCGGCTTGAGTCCGAGTCAGACGATGGGGCTTGTGATCCTGCCACAGGCGATGCGCGTCATCATCCCGCCGACCGGCAACCAGTTCATCGCGATGCTGAAGGACTCCTCGCTCGTTTCCGTCGTTGGCGTCTGGGAGCTCATGTATCTCGCCCGCACGCAAGGGCAGACCGAATTCCGTCACATCGAAATGCTGATCACCGCCTCGATGATCTACTGGATCCTTTCGGTCGGGCTGGAATTCCTGCAATCCCGCATCGAAGCCCGGTTCGGACGCTTCAATGTCCGCTGATGCGAAAATCGCGCCGGCAAGGGCCGGCATGCGGCGGAACCTACGTGCCGCCACGCTAGGCTTCATGGCCTTCGCGGTGTTCTCCGGCGCCGATGTGCTGGTGAAGCTGATGGCGGAGCGCTTTCAGGTGCCGCAGGTGACTTTCATGATCACGATTGCGGCCCTAGTGCTCCTTGGCGTTTATGCCGGCGCAACCGGCAACATCGGATCGTTCCTGCCGCGCCACCCGCGTTTGGCCCTCATACGCGCGCTCCTGCTTGCCGTCGATACGCTGCTCATCCATTACGCGTTTTCGATGCTGCCGCTCGCCGAAGCCTACCTGCTGGCGTTCCTAACGCCGCTTCTGGTGGCGATACTCGCCTTTGTGCTGCTTGGCGAAAGATTGTCGCCGCTGGCCTGGAGCGGAGTGATGATCGGTTTCGCCGGCGTTGCCATTGCGCTCCGGCCGGGAATTGCGCCGCTCAATCTCGGCCATGCCGCGGCTGCGGCCTCGGCTCTCGCCTTTGCTCTTTCCCTTGTTCTCTTGCGGCGCGCGAAGGCGAGCGAGAGCGACCTGGCTCTGGTCGCGACGTTGCTCGTGGTGCTTGCCGCCACCGCCTTGAGCGCCTCCATGATCAGCGGCGGGCTAGAGGCGGCGACGGCAACCGATCTTCTAGGCGCCGGCGCGGCCGGTCTCTTGCTGCTGGGCGGCCATTTCCTCCTGGTGCGCGCCTTTCGCGTCGGCAATGCATCGGTCGTGGCGCCGTTCCAATACAGTCAGATCATCTGGGGCGGCCTCTATGGGGCTCTCCTATTTTCCGCTCCGATCGAGCTGCACACGATTATCGGCGCCCTCGTCATCGTGCTCTCCGCATGGCTCGTCCTGAAATAAAATTCTGGAGGTAAGAATGCCCACTTCGATCGACATGGCCACCTCGGAGATCGCGCTGCGCGGTGTCCACAAGTGGTACGGCCGCTATCACGCGCTCGACGACATCAACCTCTTGATCGCGCCGCGTGAGAAGGTGGTCATTTGCGGCCCGTCAGGCTCGGGAAAGTCGACGTTGATCCGCTGCATCAACCGCCTCGAGGCGCACGAGCAGGGCGACATCACCGTCGGCGGCGTCGAACTGGGCGAGGACGAGCGCAAGGTGGACGCCGTCCGGCGTGAGGTCGGCATGGTCTTTCAGCAGTTCAACTTGTTTCCGCACCTGACCATCCTCGAGAATTGCATCCTCGCGCCGATGTGGGTGAAGAAGATGCCGCGCAAGCAAGCGATCGAGATCGCCATGCACTATCTCGGCCGGGTGCGCATTCCGGAGCAGGCGAACAAATATCCGGGCCAGCTTTCGGGCGGTCAGCAGCAGCGGGTTGCGATCGCCAGGGCGCTCTGCATGAACCCAAAGGTCATGCTCTTCGACGAGCCGACATCCGCCCTCGATCCGGAAATGGTCAAGGAAGTGCTCGACACGATGGTGGCGCTGGCGAATGATGGCATGACCATGATCTGCGTGACGCACGAGATGGGTTTTGCACGTCAGGTGGCGGACCGGGTGATCTTCATGGACCGCGGCCGCATCGTCGAAGAGGGCGAGCCGGAAGAATTCTTCGCGCGCCCGAAGACGGAGCGCGCCAGTCTGTTTCTGAGCCAGTTGCTGCATTGACGGAAAGCCGCGCGGCCGAGCAGCGAGCCGCGCGGCCCCTGTACGCCTCCAGCGCCTAGCGAGGCGGGGGTTTAGCCGGTACGTCAGATCGGCTGCGGATCCTGCGGAAACCCGCCAATATGGGTGCAGGTCAGTGCCGCCAGATCGCGCCCGGCGTGCAGGCTTTCGGCGAGCGGCCGACCCGCAATATGGGCGGCTATGAAACCGGCGATGAAACTGTCGCCGGCGCCGGTCGTGTCGACCACCTGCACCGGCCGGATGCCGGCCGCGGCGCATGTCGCGCCATCGCTTGCAAGCGAGCCGCGGCCGCCGCGCGTCACTACGGCGAGGCGCGCGCCGCCGGTCAGAAAATCATGGATAAGGTGTTCGGCCCTGGAGTCGTCCTCGCCGGCCGAGCCGAAGGCGATCGATAGCCCCTCGACGCCGACATTGGCGGCAGCGGCATTCACCGAGACATCCTGCGAGACGCGGACGCCTGCCATCGAAAGCGCTCGACGGAGCGCGCCGCCGTCGTCGAGCCAGCCGATGTGCACATGGTCCATCGTTTTCAGCGCCTCGAAATCGGCTGGCTCCGGCCGGTATCCTGCACAGACCCCGAAATCCTCGTAAACGAAAATCCGGTCGCCCGCGGGCGTGACGTCGATGTTGGTATAGGCGGTATTGCCGTCGCGCTCGCGCAAGTAGTTGACATGCACACCATTGTCACGCAGTCCGCCGCGGACCTTTGCGCCGTCGTCATCGCGGCCTATGGCGCCGAAGTAGAAGGCCTGATGGCCGAGCCGCGCGAGTTGAACGGCGACATTGATCGCATTACCGCCGACGTAGGATCGTGTCGGGGGAGGGAGGAAGCGATCGATGCAATTGTCGCCGACGGCGGCGAAACGGAAAGAGGCCATGACTGTCTCCGGGCGTGGTGACGAGCCCGCGGACGCGAGGGGGCGTTCCGCGGCCTTCATGCTTTGCCGTCTGTCCTGTCAGTATGCAACGCGCTTGTAGTAGCGCCGCGTCGTCAGCGGATGATTGCGCATGACTTCGAGATGCGCGCTGATGCGTTCGAGCACGGTGGCAAGAACGATCGGCGAGACGGAACCGCGCACCTCAGGGGAAATGCCGGGCAGGGCAAATTCCGCGGTGTCGAGCACCGTCAGCTTGTCGGTGTAGTTACGAGCGAAATTCTCTAGGCGATCGGCGAGCGGCCGCAGGCTGTCCTCGCCCTTGAAGAGAACCACGCTGACGTCCTTCTCGACGAGCTCCAGCGTACCGTGGAAGAAATCGGAGGCGTGGACGGGACGGGTGCGGATCCATTGCATTTCTTCGAGAATGCACATGCCGTAATAGAAGGCCTCGGGCCAGACATTCCCTGCGCCGGTGATGATATGATAATCCGAGCCGGCAAGGATTCTGGCGAAGTCCTCGGCCTTTTTCTCGTAGCTGCGCTTCACCTCGAGCAGGAGTCGCGGAAGCGCCTCGAGCTCGCGGACGACCTGGTCGTAGTTCTCGATTTCCCCGCGATGGCGCATGATCGAAAGCGCGATGAAGAGCGATTGCAAGTAGAAGGACTCGCAGGACGTGTCGTCCTCGGCGAAATTGACGAAAGCGTGATCGCCACCTTTGCCGAGCGGGGTTTCTTCATGCCCGACCAGCGTCAGCACGGTTGCGCCAACCTCCTTCGCCTTGGCGAGGAAAGCTACGCTCTCCTTCGTCGTGCCGGAAAGGGAGGGGATGACGACGATCGACTTCGCCGTGAGGTTTGCCGATCCGGTGACGACAAGTTCCGCGGGCAGGTCGATGAAGACGGGGAAGCGCGACTGGCGCTGCAGCAGTTGGGCCGCAGGCTGCATCAGAATGGCGGCGCCGCCGGTTCCGAGAAAGAAGATGTTCTCCGCGCCCTTTTCAAGGCAGGACGCAATGACTTCGTCCAGGCGCTGTCTGAGGGCGACCGCGCCCGACTGGATACGAAGGAATCTCTGTTCGTCAAAGTTCAGCATGGTTTTCTCTCGATTGGCGCTGCAATTGCCCGCTCGTTGCGCAGCAATGTTGTAAGACAACTGACAACAATGCCCATGTGTGTCAAGGGAGATATCTTGCGCAATCCGGATAAGGTGATGCCCGAAACGGATTGCGGCCTGCACGGCAGTTGGCGAAGCCTTGACCTGTCTGGATTTGTCAGACAAGAAGAATTTCATCTGCTTTCATTCGGAGAGAGGAAATTGGACGAGCCCCTTCGCGACACGCGCACTCTGGTGATCCAGCTTCGCGACCGTATTGCCGACCTGATCCGCGACGAAGGGCTCAATCCAGGCGACAAGCTGCCGACCGAGGCCCAGCTTACGCAACGCTTCAAGATCTCACGACCGGCGTTGCGCGAGGCGCTGAAACTGCTCGAGCAGGATGGAATCATTTATGTCGAGCACGGCCGGGGCAGGTTTGTTTCCCCGATGTCGGCCGTCCAGGTGGATCGACCGATCACCGTATTCGAAAGCGTCACCGATATGACGCGACACTACGGCTATGAGACGGTCAGCAAGGTGCTGTCGATCGCCGAGGAGATGCCCGATGCGGCCACGGCCGAACAATTGCGGCTTGGGCGAGGCGAGCGGGTCATCCGCCTTGAGCGGCTGCGGCTGCAGGAGGACGAACCGATCCTCTACTCCGTCGACTACATACCGCGCAGCATTATCCCCTCGCGGCTTTACGATATCGATTGGAGCGGTTCGCTGCTGGAGCTGCTCGATAAATACAAGCATCGGCCGCGCATGTCCGCAGCGACCGTCTCGGCGGTAATGCTGCCGGAAGAGGTGGTCGAGCGACATGATCTGAGGGATTTCGGACCGGCACTGCTTATCCGCGAAACCTGCTACAGTCCCTCCGGCATGCCCGTTATCTACGCGATCGATTACCATCGCGGCAGCCACTTCACCTTCAGCTTCGCGCGCAAATAGCCGCAAAGACGGCTCGAGACTGGATCTTGCACTCGGCAAGACACCGTCGCACCCATGCATCTGACGCATGGGAGCGCTGAAGTCTCAGCGCTGCAGTCTGCGAAGGGTCTGCATTATATCCTGCTCATCGAAGCGAGCGAGGCGCCGCAGATTGGCAGCCAGGCTCGAACAGCCCAAGAAAGGGGATCAAAATGAACGTAGCACGCTCTTTCAACAACTGGCGCAGGTATCGTCAGACGGTTGCCGAACTGGGCCGCATGTCGACCCGCGAACTACACGACCTCGGCATCGATCGCGCCGATATCCATCGTGTTGCCCGGGCTGCCGTTGGCCGCTAAAGCCCCCGCTACGATATAGCTCAGATCTGTTGAAGCGCCCGCATCCTCTTGAGCGGGCGCTTTTGTTTTTCCCGAATATCACCGGCACTATCTCGGTGGCGGACGGACGCTCGTAGCTAATTTCTCCTCCGCGCACCCGGCAGCGTCATCCGTAAAGATTGGATTCAATCTTTCTTGGTAATTTCCCGTTAGCAAGTCACGTCAGTGGGTCCTGACGGCGCCGAACCTCGCCGTCATTTGTTTCGCGTGCGGGTTCCTATGCGTCGTCTATCGAGTGTTTCTGCAATCTTCCTCGCCTGTGTGGCTCTGTCTGCCTGTGGATTCGGGGGCAGTCGGGATCGCGCCCAGCGGCCGTCGCGAGAGACGACGAGTTCGGTCGTCCGGCCGGCAAGCCCCGTGCCTTCCACGAATATCGTCGCCGGCGATGTGCAATCCGCTCCGCCGCAGGAGGCGTTGGCCTGGGCAGGGCCTCCCCCGGAGCCGCAGGCCTTCATGCCGGCAGAACGAGCCGCAGGCATGCCCGTGCCGTCTGAGCGGCCGATCGCCATGCTTGCCCCCGACAATCCCGCGATCGAGAGGGCGCCGCAAGGCGGCCGCGCACGCATTTACAGCCACCGCTTCCGCGACGCTAAGCCGATCAATTTCGGCAAAAGGTCCCCCCGCAAGCTCGCCGTCCACGGCGTCGACGTCTCGCGCTGGCAGGGTGACATTGATTGGGTGAAGCTCAGGACGCAGGGCGCCAACTTTGCCTATATCAAGGCGACCGATGGCGGCGATCATCTTGATCCCATGTTCAAGAAGAACTGGCGAAGGGCGCAGGCAGCCGGGCTGAAGCGGGGTGCCTACCACTTCTTCTACTGGTGCCGCACCGCCGGCGAGCAGGCCGACTGGTTCATCCGCAACGTGCCGCGGGAAGCGGACGCGCTGCCGCCGGTCATCGACGTCGAATGGAACGGCGAATCGAGCTGCAAGAGGCGGCCGTCGCCTGAGCGGGTGCGGGAGAAGATGCAGGTCTTCATGGACAAACTGGAGCGGCATTACGGCCAACGCCCGATCATCTATACCGCCCCGGATTTCTACCGCGACAACCTGAAAGGGGCGTTCCCGAATCATCCCTTCTGGCTGCGCTCCGTGGCCGCCCACCCGTCAAAAGTCTACCCCGGCCGCAAATGGCTCTTCTGGCAATATTCCGGCTCCGGCCTCTCGCACGGCGTCGATGGCAGGGTCGACCTCAATGTCTTCAACGGCGGCGAGGAGGACTGGCACAACTGGGTTGCGGCACGTTCGAGCTGAGGACGACCGCACGCGGGGATCAACCGCAACGAGCGAGCTTCACATCGTCGTGAGCGTTGCATGTGGTTGATGACTTGGCCGGCCATTCGCCCTAGGTCGATGGCATGAGGCTGATCGTCGCTCTCCTGTCCTTCTTCGCCGTCCTGCCGCTTGTCGGCGCGCAGGAGCGACCCAACGTGTCCCTCCTGCTGGAGAGCCTCGCCGGCAGGGACGACCTCAAATCGCTGAAAACCATCATCGTCGCACAGGACGGCAGGACGGTAGCCGAAGAGGGCTATCGCGGCCACACGCCGTCCGAATCAACCAACATCAAGTCGGCATCGAAATCGATCGTCTCCGCGCTCGTCGGAATTGCGATCGACAAGGGCCTGCTTGATGGCCCGGAGCAGAAGATCGCACCACTCCTGAAGGACGATCTGCCTTCGTCGGCCGATCCGCGCATCAATGAAATTACCGTCGGCAATCTGCTATCGATGCAGGCGGGGTTGGGGCGGATGTCAGGACCGAACTACGGTCGCTGGGTTTCGAGCCGCAACTGGGTTCGTTTCGCCCTTGCGCAGCCTTTCGACGACGAGCCGGGCGGGCGGATGCTTTATTCGACGGCCTCCACGCACCTGCTTTCGGCGATCCTGACGAAAATCAGCGGCAAGTCGACCCTGGCGCTTGCGCGCGAGTGGCTCGGCCCGGTCGAGGGGTTCAGGATCGGTGCTTGGGACCGCGATCCGCAAGGCATCTATCTCGGCGGCAATCAGATGGCGATGAGTGCGCGGTCGCTGCTCGCCTTCGGCGAGCTCTATCGGAACCGCGGCCGGACTGAGGATGGGCAGCAGATCGTCCCGACCGACTGGGTCGATCTTTCCTGGCAGCCACGCACGGCCTCCCGCTTCACCGGCGATGGCTATGGTTATGGCTGGTTCATGCGTCGCATCGGCGGCGATGATGTCTATTACGCCTGGGGCTATGGCGGCCAGATGCTCTACATCGTGCCGTCGCTGAGGCTGACCGTCGTGATGACTTCAGACGAAAGCGGGCCCTCGGCACGCAATGGCTATCGCGATGCCCTGCATGGCGTCCTGGCCGAGATCATGGCGGCTATGAAAGCCGGCTAGCGCAACGCCCGCCGGTTTGCGCGATACTTTAAGAACGCACGCCAGAGACGCGCAAAATCTCAAAGATTTCGCGCGTCTCTGACCTACGACGCCGTGCGTCTTTTCAGACGCACAGAGGACGCTGTAGCACTTCGAATAGCTGCATGTTTTTGTCCTTAAATCGGGTGCGATTTAAAAAACATGCAGTGGCTTGCGAGCCAAGCCGCCCTCAGGCCGTCGGCTGCTTGGTCTTCCTGAGATAGGGAAGAACGGTGTCGAACGAGCCGAAGCGTTGGATTGCGTCCTCGTTGGACACGGCAGCCGTGATTATGACATCCTCGCCCTGCTGCCAATTGGCCGGTGTCGCCACCTGATGCTTGGCGGTGAGCTGGATCGAGTCGATCGCCCGCAGGATTTCGTTGAAGTTACGGCCCGTCGTCATCGGATAGGTGAGGATCAGCTTGATCTTCTTGTCGGGACCGATGACGTAGACGGAACGCACGGTAGCGTTATCGGCGGGTGTACGGCCCTCGGAGGTGTCGCCGGCGCCGGCCGGCAGCATGTCGTAAAGCTTGGCCACCTTCAGATCGCGGTCGCCGATCAGCGGATATTCGACGTCAAAGCCCGTTGCAGTCTTGATGTCGTTCTTCCATTTGGCGTGGCTTTCGACCGGATCGACGGAGATGCCGATGATCTTGACGCCGCGCTTGCGGAACTCGCCTTCGATCCCGGCCATGGCGCCGAGCTCGGTGGTGCAGACAGGCGTGAAATTCTTCGGGTGGGAAAAGAGTACAGCCCAGCCATCGCCGATCCACTCATGGAAATTGATCGTGCCCTGCGTCGTCTCGGCGGTGAAATCGGGTGCTGTGTCGTTTATGCGGAGGCCCATGGCTTGCTCCTTTCTGGTCGCAAAAATTCGGCTAAGGATAGCGCAATCGTGGCAGTTTTCGAGGAGGAAACGCGCGATCGTAAACGATAAGGGAAATGGCTGCATTGCGGTCTATCGAATTCCGGGAAATATATCCTCAAGAAAGGCGCGACTGCAATCTCCGAGCGAGTCGGAGCCCGAGGACCGACGGGTTCCGCACGTTGACATCGCGGCGACGCCGACCATACATTCTTGCATTCCGAGGGGTGCACCGGGCGGTGCTGAGACGGCGGTGAGCCGGACCCTTGAACCTGATCCGGGTCATGCCGGCGTAGGAACGGAAGGAGGCCGTGTCCGGCCAAACTAGCCACTTCTTCGCTTCTGCCTGGATCTCCGTGATGTGCCGTCAAGGAGGTCGATTATGACGTCTGTTCCCCCTTTCCCAAGCGTAAGCAAGACGCCGATCGCTCTCACCATCGCCGGATCGGACTCTGGCGGTGGAGCAGGCATCCAGGCGGACCTCAAGACCTTCTCGGCGCTCGGCGTCTACGGCGCCAGCGTCATCACCGCGATCACCGCCCAGAACACGAAAGGCGTCAGCGCGGTCGAAGATGTTTCACCAAACGTCGTCGCGGCGCAGATCGATGCGGTACTTTCCGATCTCGACGTGGGCGCCGTTAAGATAGGCATGGTCTCGCGCCAGGAGACGATCACTACCATCGCCAACGGATTACGGCGCTTCGACAAGCGAGCTGTCGTCGATCCCGTCATGGTCGCGACCTCGGGCGACCCCCTGCTTCGGCCGGATGCGGTTGCCGCGCTGATGGAGGAACTGTTGCCGCTGGCCCTCGTCGCCACGCCCAACCTGCCCGAAGCGGCGCTGATCACGGGGCGCTCCGTTGCCGAGGATGAAACGGAGATGGCTCGGCAGGCGGAAGCTATCATTAGGGCTGGCGCGCATGCTGTGCTTATCAAGGGCGGGCACCGGAAGAACGGCGAGGCCACCGATCTATTCTTCGACGGGGGGGCCGTTGTCCGCCTTCCTGCACCTCGGATCAACACTCGCAACGACCACGGCACCGGTTGCACGCTTTCCGCCGCGATCGCGGCCGGACTCGCGCTGGGGCGGCCCTTGGGCGAAGCGGTCACCATCGCCAAAGCCTATTTGCACGCCGCGCTCTCCGCGGGCGGCGGGTTGAAGGTTGGGGAGGGACGGGGACCCGTACACCATTTTCACGGTTGGTGGGGCGAGTGATGCACTGATCGGCATGCATGACAGGCACCCTCGACTGGATCCACGACGAGCAGCTTCGCAAGACCACGACCGCCGAACTGAACAAGGGCAAAAGCCGCAACAGCCTTGTGCCTGCCGGCAGGACTTTATGAAAATCTGCTACTCATCCTACCAAAATAGAATAATTCTTTCCCTGGCTCCGGTGCTGAATCTGGAAATATGATGTATCCGGCGTCCGGTGCATTAATCTCTTCACCGGACGCTCTGTGGGCTATGATGTCGCCTGCGCCGACCTGATCGCCGGTTTTCCATGCCTTAGCCAAGCGATCATCAGGATCCTCGGCAAATATCACATCTACAAGCTCGATCGCCCACTTGACGGTCCGTTCCGGAAAAGGCGCATCGATGAGTTTCAAGGCGGCAAGGGCCCGGCGTATGGCGTTCGCTGCGATGACGGGCGCTTGTGAATCCAAGTGCGAACCACATTCGAGAGTGACGCCATAGCCACCGGCAAACCGCATGTATTCTGTCGTCCCCACACCGGACGACAGCGAGAGTGTCAACCCGCCATGGCTCCACTCTGCACGGCCAGTTCCTGCCATCAAGGCGTTCACATTGGTGGAAAGCCAACCGTGGAGGATCAGATCTGGTCCTAATACGGAAGCAAATGCTTCCTCTTCAGCAGCGCGCGCGAATGGTTCGATCAGGCTATCGTGGTCTCGCGGCCCGACAAACACGAAAGGAGATCCCTGAGATCGAAACGAGTGCAGGTCCAAAAGGACGTCGTGCTCCCGCATCATTGCGCAAATCTGGTTCGCGACGTAGTCTTCATACTGCTTCGGTACGGTTACTTCGCGCAGGTCTCGGTTGAAATTGCGATCCCCTTCGCGCTCGCCTTTCAAGAACGCTTTCAGGTTCACGACGGGAACAAAGGTTACCAACCCGCGCTCAATCTTCAGCTTACGTCCTGTGCATTCGGCGATAATTGCCCGGATTGCCTGGGGGCCGCATATTTCATTGCCATGCACCGCACCCAAAACGAGAAGGCGCGGTCCCGGCCGCAGGCCTCTGAATTGGTATATCTCGATCGGGCCCGGCTGAGACGGCTGCTTATCCGTTGGTTCGTCGAAATCGATGTCGATGATCATGCCCGGCACGAGCCGGGAAACAAGGCGTTGCAGATCGCTTTCCCGGACCGCGACGCATCCCGCAGTTCCCGACATGTCGGCTTTGGCAGCGTGAATGAAAAGCGCGCTTCCCCGATACGGCTCCACGCTGGCGTCATTGTAACCAATCGGCACGACGATATCGAACGGGAGCTCCGACCGTA
The Ensifer sp. WSM1721 genome window above contains:
- a CDS encoding amino acid ABC transporter permease, encoding MIGRLILTYPDTARRTGVFVILALITLAIYGLGVSPAWIGHVLPTASDWLAANPALARLIGAMMIASIAAVNWKALRQLPRSFQVVGVWIELFVLLMLFFYSFDLSFAFIAKKVGFLISQGVVTTLYISVISIAVATVIALVGAIAKLSKNGVIYGLATFYTSLFRGLPLLMQIYIIYLGLPQVGYVISAVPAGILALSLCYGAYMTEIFRAGIESIPRGQTEGATALGLSPSQTMGLVILPQAMRVIIPPTGNQFIAMLKDSSLVSVVGVWELMYLARTQGQTEFRHIEMLITASMIYWILSVGLEFLQSRIEARFGRFNVR
- a CDS encoding DMT family transporter, with product MSADAKIAPARAGMRRNLRAATLGFMAFAVFSGADVLVKLMAERFQVPQVTFMITIAALVLLGVYAGATGNIGSFLPRHPRLALIRALLLAVDTLLIHYAFSMLPLAEAYLLAFLTPLLVAILAFVLLGERLSPLAWSGVMIGFAGVAIALRPGIAPLNLGHAAAAASALAFALSLVLLRRAKASESDLALVATLLVVLAATALSASMISGGLEAATATDLLGAGAAGLLLLGGHFLLVRAFRVGNASVVAPFQYSQIIWGGLYGALLFSAPIELHTIIGALVIVLSAWLVLK
- a CDS encoding amino acid ABC transporter ATP-binding protein; this translates as MPTSIDMATSEIALRGVHKWYGRYHALDDINLLIAPREKVVICGPSGSGKSTLIRCINRLEAHEQGDITVGGVELGEDERKVDAVRREVGMVFQQFNLFPHLTILENCILAPMWVKKMPRKQAIEIAMHYLGRVRIPEQANKYPGQLSGGQQQRVAIARALCMNPKVMLFDEPTSALDPEMVKEVLDTMVALANDGMTMICVTHEMGFARQVADRVIFMDRGRIVEEGEPEEFFARPKTERASLFLSQLLH
- a CDS encoding PfkB family carbohydrate kinase; protein product: MASFRFAAVGDNCIDRFLPPPTRSYVGGNAINVAVQLARLGHQAFYFGAIGRDDDGAKVRGGLRDNGVHVNYLRERDGNTAYTNIDVTPAGDRIFVYEDFGVCAGYRPEPADFEALKTMDHVHIGWLDDGGALRRALSMAGVRVSQDVSVNAAAANVGVEGLSIAFGSAGEDDSRAEHLIHDFLTGGARLAVVTRGGRGSLASDGATCAAAGIRPVQVVDTTGAGDSFIAGFIAAHIAGRPLAESLHAGRDLAALTCTHIGGFPQDPQPI
- a CDS encoding SIS domain-containing protein, coding for MLNFDEQRFLRIQSGAVALRQRLDEVIASCLEKGAENIFFLGTGGAAILMQPAAQLLQRQSRFPVFIDLPAELVVTGSANLTAKSIVVIPSLSGTTKESVAFLAKAKEVGATVLTLVGHEETPLGKGGDHAFVNFAEDDTSCESFYLQSLFIALSIMRHRGEIENYDQVVRELEALPRLLLEVKRSYEKKAEDFARILAGSDYHIITGAGNVWPEAFYYGMCILEEMQWIRTRPVHASDFFHGTLELVEKDVSVVLFKGEDSLRPLADRLENFARNYTDKLTVLDTAEFALPGISPEVRGSVSPIVLATVLERISAHLEVMRNHPLTTRRYYKRVAY
- a CDS encoding GntR family transcriptional regulator, giving the protein MDEPLRDTRTLVIQLRDRIADLIRDEGLNPGDKLPTEAQLTQRFKISRPALREALKLLEQDGIIYVEHGRGRFVSPMSAVQVDRPITVFESVTDMTRHYGYETVSKVLSIAEEMPDAATAEQLRLGRGERVIRLERLRLQEDEPILYSVDYIPRSIIPSRLYDIDWSGSLLELLDKYKHRPRMSAATVSAVMLPEEVVERHDLRDFGPALLIRETCYSPSGMPVIYAIDYHRGSHFTFSFARK
- a CDS encoding DUF1127 domain-containing protein, whose amino-acid sequence is MNVARSFNNWRRYRQTVAELGRMSTRELHDLGIDRADIHRVARAAVGR
- a CDS encoding GH25 family lysozyme, giving the protein MRRLSSVSAIFLACVALSACGFGGSRDRAQRPSRETTSSVVRPASPVPSTNIVAGDVQSAPPQEALAWAGPPPEPQAFMPAERAAGMPVPSERPIAMLAPDNPAIERAPQGGRARIYSHRFRDAKPINFGKRSPRKLAVHGVDVSRWQGDIDWVKLRTQGANFAYIKATDGGDHLDPMFKKNWRRAQAAGLKRGAYHFFYWCRTAGEQADWFIRNVPREADALPPVIDVEWNGESSCKRRPSPERVREKMQVFMDKLERHYGQRPIIYTAPDFYRDNLKGAFPNHPFWLRSVAAHPSKVYPGRKWLFWQYSGSGLSHGVDGRVDLNVFNGGEEDWHNWVAARSS
- a CDS encoding serine hydrolase — encoded protein: MRLIVALLSFFAVLPLVGAQERPNVSLLLESLAGRDDLKSLKTIIVAQDGRTVAEEGYRGHTPSESTNIKSASKSIVSALVGIAIDKGLLDGPEQKIAPLLKDDLPSSADPRINEITVGNLLSMQAGLGRMSGPNYGRWVSSRNWVRFALAQPFDDEPGGRMLYSTASTHLLSAILTKISGKSTLALAREWLGPVEGFRIGAWDRDPQGIYLGGNQMAMSARSLLAFGELYRNRGRTEDGQQIVPTDWVDLSWQPRTASRFTGDGYGYGWFMRRIGGDDVYYAWGYGGQMLYIVPSLRLTVVMTSDESGPSARNGYRDALHGVLAEIMAAMKAG
- a CDS encoding peroxiredoxin encodes the protein MGLRINDTAPDFTAETTQGTINFHEWIGDGWAVLFSHPKNFTPVCTTELGAMAGIEGEFRKRGVKIIGISVDPVESHAKWKNDIKTATGFDVEYPLIGDRDLKVAKLYDMLPAGAGDTSEGRTPADNATVRSVYVIGPDKKIKLILTYPMTTGRNFNEILRAIDSIQLTAKHQVATPANWQQGEDVIITAAVSNEDAIQRFGSFDTVLPYLRKTKQPTA
- the thiD gene encoding bifunctional hydroxymethylpyrimidine kinase/phosphomethylpyrimidine kinase; the protein is MTSVPPFPSVSKTPIALTIAGSDSGGGAGIQADLKTFSALGVYGASVITAITAQNTKGVSAVEDVSPNVVAAQIDAVLSDLDVGAVKIGMVSRQETITTIANGLRRFDKRAVVDPVMVATSGDPLLRPDAVAALMEELLPLALVATPNLPEAALITGRSVAEDETEMARQAEAIIRAGAHAVLIKGGHRKNGEATDLFFDGGAVVRLPAPRINTRNDHGTGCTLSAAIAAGLALGRPLGEAVTIAKAYLHAALSAGGGLKVGEGRGPVHHFHGWWGE
- a CDS encoding Tn3 family transposase, encoding MTGTLDWIHDEQLRKTTTAELNKGKSRNSLVPAGRTL